A single region of the Pseudomonas mandelii genome encodes:
- a CDS encoding proline--tRNA ligase, whose amino-acid sequence MRTSQFLLATQKETPSDAVVISHQLMLRAGMIRKLASGLYTWLPMGLRVMRKVEAIVREEMNAAGSLEVLMPSTQPAELWQESGRWEEYGPELLRFKDRHGRDFCAGPTHEEVITDLMRNELSSYKQLPINLYQIQTKFRDEIRPRFGLMRGREFIMKDAYSFHADQPSLQITYDRMHQAYCNVFTRLGLKFRPVEADNGSIGGAGSHEFHVLAESGEDDIVFSNGSDYAANIEKAEAVPRETSRAAPTEELRLVDTPNAKTIAQLVEGFNLPIEKTIKTLVVHAEEQGKLIALIIRGDHELNEIKAGNQPGVASPLVMASESELRDAIGAGAGSLGPLNLPLPIIIDRSVELMSDFGIGANIDDKHYFGVNWERDLPVPTVADLRNVVAGDPSPDGKGTLEIKRGIEVGHIFQLGNKYSKAMKCEVLGENGKPVTLEMGCYGIGVSRVVAAAIEQNNDANGIIWSDTLAPFQVALVPLRYETEQVREATDKLYAELTAAGFEVLLDDRDKKTSPGIKFADMELIGIPHRIVVSDRGLAEGNLEYKSRTEPEAQALPVADVLSFLQARIRR is encoded by the coding sequence ATGCGCACCAGTCAATTTTTGCTCGCCACACAGAAAGAAACGCCTTCCGACGCGGTCGTCATCAGCCATCAGCTGATGCTGCGCGCCGGCATGATCCGCAAACTCGCCTCGGGCCTCTACACCTGGCTGCCGATGGGCTTGCGAGTGATGCGCAAGGTCGAAGCCATCGTTCGTGAAGAAATGAACGCCGCAGGCTCTCTCGAAGTGTTGATGCCGAGCACCCAACCGGCTGAGCTGTGGCAGGAATCCGGTCGCTGGGAAGAGTACGGCCCTGAATTGCTGCGCTTCAAGGATCGCCACGGTCGCGACTTCTGCGCCGGCCCGACCCACGAAGAAGTGATCACCGACCTGATGCGCAACGAATTGAGCAGCTACAAGCAGCTGCCGATCAACCTGTATCAGATCCAGACCAAATTCCGTGACGAAATCCGCCCACGCTTCGGTTTGATGCGCGGCCGCGAGTTCATCATGAAGGACGCCTATTCGTTCCACGCTGATCAGCCTTCGCTGCAGATCACCTACGACCGCATGCACCAGGCGTACTGCAACGTGTTTACCCGTCTGGGCCTGAAGTTCCGCCCTGTAGAAGCCGACAACGGCTCCATCGGCGGCGCCGGCTCCCACGAGTTCCATGTACTGGCCGAGTCCGGCGAAGACGATATCGTCTTCAGCAACGGTTCCGACTACGCCGCGAACATCGAGAAAGCCGAAGCCGTGCCGCGTGAAACCTCCCGCGCCGCACCGACTGAAGAACTGCGCCTGGTCGACACGCCGAACGCCAAGACCATTGCGCAACTGGTCGAAGGCTTCAACCTGCCGATCGAAAAGACCATCAAGACCCTCGTGGTTCACGCTGAAGAGCAAGGCAAGCTGATTGCCCTGATCATCCGTGGCGACCACGAGCTGAACGAAATCAAGGCCGGCAACCAGCCAGGCGTTGCCAGCCCGCTGGTCATGGCTTCCGAAAGCGAATTGCGCGATGCCATTGGCGCCGGCGCCGGTTCCCTCGGCCCGTTGAACCTGCCATTGCCGATCATCATCGACCGTTCCGTCGAGCTGATGAGCGACTTCGGCATCGGTGCCAACATCGACGACAAGCACTACTTCGGCGTGAACTGGGAGCGTGATCTGCCGGTTCCGACCGTTGCCGACCTGCGTAACGTTGTCGCCGGCGACCCAAGCCCGGATGGCAAGGGCACCCTGGAAATCAAGCGCGGCATTGAAGTCGGGCACATCTTCCAGCTGGGCAACAAGTACAGCAAGGCGATGAAGTGCGAAGTGCTGGGCGAGAACGGCAAGCCGGTTACCCTGGAAATGGGTTGCTACGGCATCGGCGTTTCCCGCGTGGTGGCTGCGGCCATCGAGCAGAACAACGACGCCAACGGGATCATCTGGAGCGACACACTGGCTCCATTCCAGGTCGCTTTGGTGCCATTGCGCTACGAAACCGAACAGGTTCGTGAAGCCACCGACAAGCTGTATGCAGAACTGACTGCAGCCGGCTTCGAAGTGCTGCTGGACGATCGCGACAAGAAAACCAGCCCGGGCATCAAGTTCGCGGACATGGAGCTGATCGGCATTCCTCACCGGATCGTGGTCAGTGACCGCGGCCTCGCCGAAGGCAATCTGGAATACAAGAGCCGTACCGAACCTGAAGCGCAAGCGCTGCCGGTTGCTGACGTGCTGTCTTTCCTCCAGGCCCGTATCCGCCGCTGA
- the dinB gene encoding DNA polymerase IV produces MSQRKIIHVDCDCFYAAIEMRDDPRLAGKPLAVGGSADRRGVIATCNYEARAYGVRSAMSSGQALKLCPDLTIVKPRMDAYREASKEIHTIFRDYTDLIEPLSLDEAYLDVSDCAHFGGSATRIAQDIRRRVSNQLHITVSAGVAPNKFLAKIASDWKKPNGLFVITPDQVEDFVSGLPVSKLHGVGKVTADKLGRLGIVDCSHLREWGKLALVREFGSFGERLWSLARGIDDRQVHNDSRRQSISVENTYDVDLPDLVSCLDKLPELLETLAGRMARIDSSYRPGKPFVKVKFHDFTQTTLEQAGAGRDLGSYQLLLTQAFNRGGKPVRLLGIGVRLEDLRGGFEQMELFER; encoded by the coding sequence ATGAGCCAGCGAAAAATCATCCACGTCGATTGCGACTGCTTCTACGCTGCCATCGAGATGCGTGACGACCCGCGCCTGGCGGGTAAACCGCTGGCGGTGGGTGGTTCGGCGGACCGGCGCGGGGTGATCGCCACTTGCAACTATGAGGCGCGGGCCTATGGCGTGCGCTCGGCCATGTCTTCCGGGCAAGCCCTGAAGCTGTGTCCGGACCTGACTATCGTCAAGCCGCGCATGGACGCCTATAGAGAAGCGTCGAAGGAAATTCATACGATCTTTCGCGATTACACCGATCTGATCGAGCCGCTTTCCCTCGACGAGGCTTACCTCGACGTGTCGGACTGTGCGCATTTCGGTGGCAGCGCCACGCGCATCGCCCAGGACATTCGCCGCCGAGTCTCCAATCAGTTGCACATCACGGTCTCGGCTGGCGTGGCGCCGAACAAGTTTCTGGCCAAGATCGCCAGTGACTGGAAGAAGCCCAACGGTTTGTTTGTGATCACGCCTGATCAGGTTGAAGACTTTGTCAGCGGTTTACCCGTCAGCAAGCTGCACGGCGTTGGCAAAGTGACCGCCGACAAGCTGGGCAGGCTCGGTATTGTCGATTGCTCGCATTTGCGCGAGTGGGGCAAGTTGGCGCTGGTGCGTGAATTTGGCAGCTTCGGCGAGCGACTCTGGAGCCTGGCCCGGGGGATCGATGACCGTCAGGTGCACAACGACAGCCGCCGGCAATCGATCAGTGTTGAAAACACCTATGACGTGGACCTGCCGGATCTGGTCAGCTGCCTGGATAAACTACCCGAGCTGCTGGAAACCCTGGCGGGGCGCATGGCGCGGATCGACAGCAGCTATCGGCCGGGCAAGCCGTTCGTCAAAGTGAAGTTCCATGACTTTACCCAGACGACGCTGGAACAAGCCGGGGCAGGGCGGGATTTGGGCAGTTATCAGTTGTTGCTGACCCAGGCGTTCAATCGCGGCGGGAAACCGGTGCGGTTGTTGGGGATTGGCGTGCGGCTGGAGGATTTGCGGGGTGGGTTTGAGCAGATGGAGTTGTTTGAGCGGTAG
- the mprF gene encoding bifunctional lysylphosphatidylglycerol flippase/synthetase MprF: MRANSSDPQDTVTATQPIKAERLRLLDLASKYRQPIGLAVTLLLFAIALIACRHLLSELDLYALHDSILEVPKPALLGALAATVVGFIILLGYEWSASRYAGVTLAPRILALGGFTAFAIGNAIGLSMLSGGSVRYRLYARHGLGASDVAHMTLFASLSLGCALPPLAALATLSNLPAASAALGLSEGLLGGVAAAVLLLFGVLAIGIYRRRLPEQPSPDNLLVKVGRRTLRLPGRRLTFLQLIITALDVAAAATVLYLLLPEAPPFGAFLLVYLLALAAGVLSHVPGGVGVFEAILLAAFADTLGAAPLAAALLLYRLIYVVLPLLVACVLLLINEGQRLFQSRQSLRAASGLAAPILAVLVFLSGVVLLFSGVTPEIDTRLEHIGFLIPHRLVDASHFGASLVGVLCLLLAQGLRRRLSAAWMLTTILLLVGALLSLLKGFDWEEACLMTLTASLLGVFRRSFYRPSRLTELPFSPLYLVSSLCVLGASIWLLLFAYQDVPYSHQLWWQFTLDADAPRGLRSLLGAAVLLVVVSLTWLLRTARPVIHLPTPDELDRAIKILMASSQPDGGLALTGDKALLFHPNDEAFLMYARRGRSLVALYDPIGPSQQRAEMIWQFRDLCDVHHARPVFYQVRAENLPYYMDIGLTAIKLGEEARVDLKRFDLEAKGKEMKDLRYTWNRGTRDGLSLEIFEPGHAPMDELKVISDAWLTGKNVREKGFSLGRFSDDYIKHFRVAVIRFEGRPVAFANLLETYGHDLASLDLMRAHPDAPKLTMEFMMVGLIQHYKNHGYARFSLGMVPLSGLQPRRGAPLTQRLGSMVFRRGEQLYNFQGLRRFKDKFQPDWEPRYMAVPAGLDPLVALADTAALIAGGLTGLVKR; this comes from the coding sequence ATGCGCGCCAACTCGTCTGATCCACAAGACACCGTCACAGCGACCCAACCGATCAAGGCAGAGCGCCTGCGCTTGCTGGATCTGGCCAGCAAATATCGCCAGCCCATCGGCCTGGCGGTGACGCTGCTGTTGTTCGCTATCGCGCTGATTGCCTGTCGTCATCTGCTGAGCGAACTCGATCTGTACGCTTTGCACGACTCGATTCTTGAAGTCCCTAAACCGGCACTGCTGGGCGCATTGGCTGCGACCGTGGTCGGCTTCATCATTCTGCTGGGGTATGAATGGTCCGCCAGTCGCTACGCGGGCGTGACGCTGGCGCCGCGAATTCTTGCGCTGGGGGGCTTCACGGCATTTGCCATCGGCAACGCCATCGGTCTTTCGATGCTCTCGGGGGGCTCGGTCCGCTACCGTTTATATGCACGGCACGGTCTGGGGGCGTCAGATGTCGCTCACATGACGTTATTCGCCAGCCTCTCGCTCGGCTGCGCACTGCCACCACTGGCCGCCCTGGCGACCCTCAGCAATCTGCCTGCTGCTTCGGCGGCCCTGGGATTGTCCGAAGGTTTGCTGGGGGGCGTTGCCGCGGCGGTTTTGCTGCTGTTCGGCGTATTGGCCATCGGCATCTACCGCCGTCGCCTGCCGGAACAACCTTCCCCGGATAACCTGCTGGTCAAGGTCGGACGCCGCACCTTGCGCCTCCCCGGTCGCCGCCTGACTTTCCTGCAACTGATCATCACCGCACTGGACGTGGCCGCCGCCGCGACCGTGCTCTATTTGTTGCTGCCGGAAGCGCCGCCCTTCGGTGCGTTCCTGCTGGTGTACCTGCTAGCCCTGGCCGCCGGTGTGCTCAGCCATGTGCCCGGCGGGGTCGGCGTATTTGAAGCCATTCTGTTGGCCGCCTTCGCCGACACACTCGGCGCCGCACCACTGGCCGCTGCGCTGCTGCTCTATCGCCTGATCTACGTCGTGCTGCCGCTGCTGGTGGCGTGTGTGCTCCTGTTGATCAACGAAGGCCAGCGTCTGTTTCAGTCGCGCCAGTCCCTGCGGGCCGCTTCCGGTCTGGCGGCGCCGATCCTGGCGGTGCTGGTGTTCCTGTCCGGCGTGGTGCTGCTGTTCTCCGGCGTCACCCCGGAAATCGACACCCGGCTGGAACACATCGGCTTTCTGATCCCGCACCGCCTGGTCGACGCCTCGCACTTCGGTGCCAGTCTGGTCGGCGTGCTGTGCCTGCTGCTGGCTCAAGGTCTGCGTCGTCGACTGTCCGCCGCCTGGATGTTGACCACCATTCTATTGCTGGTCGGCGCCCTGCTCTCCCTGCTCAAAGGCTTTGACTGGGAAGAAGCTTGCCTGATGACCCTGACGGCGAGCCTGCTGGGTGTATTTCGCCGCTCGTTCTACCGCCCGAGTCGCCTGACTGAATTGCCGTTCTCGCCGCTCTATCTGGTCTCCAGCCTATGCGTGCTCGGCGCCTCGATCTGGTTGCTGCTGTTTGCGTACCAGGACGTCCCGTACAGCCATCAACTCTGGTGGCAATTCACCCTCGACGCCGACGCCCCGCGTGGCTTGCGCTCATTGTTGGGGGCCGCCGTCCTGCTGGTGGTCGTGTCGCTGACCTGGTTGCTGCGCACCGCGCGCCCGGTGATTCACTTGCCGACGCCTGACGAGCTGGATCGCGCCATAAAGATCCTGATGGCCTCCTCCCAACCGGACGGCGGCCTCGCCCTGACCGGTGACAAGGCGCTGCTGTTTCATCCCAACGACGAGGCGTTCCTGATGTACGCCCGCCGTGGCCGCAGCCTGGTGGCCTTGTACGACCCGATCGGCCCGAGCCAGCAACGGGCGGAAATGATCTGGCAGTTCCGCGACCTCTGCGACGTCCACCACGCCCGCCCCGTGTTCTATCAAGTGCGCGCCGAAAACCTGCCGTACTACATGGACATCGGCCTGACCGCGATCAAGCTCGGCGAAGAAGCCCGGGTCGACCTGAAACGTTTTGATCTCGAAGCCAAGGGCAAAGAGATGAAGGACCTGCGTTACACCTGGAATCGCGGGACCCGTGATGGGTTGTCGCTGGAGATCTTTGAACCGGGCCATGCGCCGATGGATGAGCTCAAGGTGATTTCCGATGCCTGGCTGACCGGCAAGAACGTGCGCGAGAAAGGCTTCTCGCTCGGGCGTTTCAGTGACGATTACATCAAGCATTTCCGCGTCGCGGTGATTCGTTTCGAAGGGCGCCCGGTGGCATTTGCCAACCTGCTCGAGACTTACGGCCATGACCTGGCCAGCCTCGACCTGATGCGCGCGCACCCGGACGCGCCCAAGCTGACCATGGAGTTCATGATGGTCGGCCTGATTCAACATTATAAAAATCATGGATACGCGCGTTTCAGCCTGGGCATGGTGCCGCTGTCGGGGTTGCAACCCCGGCGTGGTGCACCGCTGACCCAGCGCCTGGGCTCGATGGTTTTCCGCCGTGGTGAGCAGCTCTACAACTTCCAAGGCTTGCGCCGCTTCAAAGACAAATTCCAGCCTGACTGGGAACCCCGTTATATGGCCGTGCCCGCCGGACTCGATCCGCTGGTTGCCCTGGCCGATACTGCTGCCCTGATTGCGGGCGGCTTGACTGGATTGGTGAAACGCTGA
- a CDS encoding virulence factor family protein, with translation MIQRSLRYVLGTLVVLALIIGGGYWYLKRPAPEPTLEQLKPADGTAMTRVIPGNTPRAQVLVAVNEDQKLSDKQLMTLSRTGSAQIVQVILPKDCLLQSRALQSGLRELKGPATLVSGIGPGAVLAWRWLSEQKDDKAQAVSVDLALEKPGCTHLLPKSAAHGHWLVAWNDNPDDTSAGFVRDQANAETSISDYDINLPQVLNNELRKLLVGGDKAAGGLQIPVVEVPAGQAKDTVTLFLSGDGGWRDLDRDVAGEMAKIGYPVVGIDTLRYYWQHKSPEQSALDLAELMQHYRQKWGTKRFILTGYSFGADVLPAIYNRLEPAEQQRVDAIILLAFARTGSFEIEVEGWLGNAGKEAATGPEMAKLPPEKVVCIYGEEEVDESGCTDKTAVGEAMKLPGGHHFDENYPALAKRLVDIIEKRQAKGETAQE, from the coding sequence ATGATTCAACGCTCCTTGCGGTACGTACTGGGCACACTGGTCGTGTTGGCCCTGATTATCGGTGGCGGCTACTGGTACCTGAAGCGCCCGGCCCCCGAACCGACCCTCGAACAGCTGAAGCCGGCTGATGGCACGGCGATGACGCGCGTCATTCCCGGCAACACGCCACGCGCCCAGGTGCTGGTGGCGGTCAATGAAGACCAGAAACTCAGCGACAAACAGTTGATGACCCTGAGCCGCACCGGCTCGGCGCAGATTGTTCAGGTGATCCTGCCCAAGGACTGCCTGCTGCAAAGTCGTGCCCTGCAATCAGGCCTGCGAGAACTCAAAGGCCCGGCGACCCTGGTCAGCGGTATCGGCCCTGGCGCGGTGCTGGCGTGGCGCTGGTTGTCCGAGCAGAAGGACGACAAGGCCCAGGCTGTCTCCGTCGACCTGGCACTGGAAAAACCCGGCTGCACCCACTTGCTGCCAAAAAGTGCCGCTCACGGTCACTGGCTGGTGGCCTGGAACGACAACCCGGACGACACCAGCGCCGGCTTCGTGCGCGATCAAGCCAACGCCGAAACCAGCATCAGCGACTACGACATCAACCTGCCGCAAGTGCTGAACAACGAACTGCGTAAACTCCTGGTCGGCGGCGACAAAGCCGCTGGCGGCCTGCAAATCCCCGTGGTCGAAGTCCCGGCCGGCCAAGCCAAGGACACCGTGACCCTGTTCCTGTCCGGTGACGGCGGCTGGCGTGACCTGGACCGCGACGTCGCGGGCGAGATGGCCAAGATCGGCTACCCGGTGGTCGGTATCGACACTCTGCGCTACTACTGGCAGCACAAGAGCCCGGAGCAAAGCGCTCTGGACCTGGCCGAGCTGATGCAACACTACCGGCAGAAATGGGGCACCAAGCGCTTCATCCTGACCGGCTACTCGTTCGGCGCCGATGTCCTGCCAGCGATCTACAACCGCCTGGAACCCGCAGAACAACAACGCGTCGACGCCATCATCCTGCTCGCCTTCGCCCGCACCGGCAGCTTCGAAATCGAAGTCGAAGGCTGGCTCGGCAACGCCGGCAAAGAAGCCGCCACCGGCCCGGAAATGGCCAAGCTGCCACCGGAGAAAGTGGTGTGCATCTACGGCGAAGAAGAAGTCGACGAAAGCGGCTGCACCGACAAGACCGCCGTGGGCGAAGCGATGAAGCTACCGGGCGGCCACCACTTCGACGAGAACTACCCGGCGCTGGCAAAGCGCTTGGTGGACATCATCGAGAAGCGTCAGGCCAAGGGTGAGACGGCTCAGGAGTGA
- a CDS encoding Phd-YefM has protein sequence MAASSVRAVQAVSTTAMVRGFSTKLKEISSRAIECMVIVQNNQPAAVIINVDAYQEMLDEINDLCVEAVAAERLAGFDQASVICHDDMRTRFARKD, from the coding sequence ATGGCGGCATCATCAGTGCGTGCTGTCCAAGCAGTATCGACAACTGCAATGGTCAGGGGCTTCAGTACGAAACTCAAGGAGATCTCTAGCCGTGCCATTGAGTGCATGGTCATTGTCCAAAATAATCAGCCAGCAGCGGTCATTATCAATGTCGATGCCTATCAGGAAATGCTCGACGAGATTAATGATCTTTGCGTTGAGGCAGTAGCTGCGGAGCGCTTGGCCGGTTTTGATCAGGCCAGTGTAATTTGTCACGACGATATGAGAACACGGTTCGCCAGGAAAGACTAA
- a CDS encoding DUF3077 domain-containing protein → MTKIDSTAISELKTIGYTPLIYCPDQALFNVRAGVPIVDALSQASDLLFLGKSFAEDAAYARDTDRHAWAAHYLTAMGKAVIDDVVKVLTPRPARTKTESEEGLPECQ, encoded by the coding sequence ATGACAAAAATTGATTCAACCGCGATCTCAGAATTAAAAACCATAGGCTACACCCCACTCATCTACTGCCCGGATCAGGCGCTATTCAACGTCCGCGCCGGCGTCCCCATCGTTGATGCCTTGTCACAAGCCTCTGACCTGCTGTTCCTCGGCAAATCATTTGCCGAGGATGCTGCCTACGCAAGAGACACCGACCGCCACGCCTGGGCCGCTCACTATCTGACGGCGATGGGCAAAGCCGTGATTGATGATGTTGTGAAGGTGCTGACGCCGCGACCGGCCCGGACGAAGACCGAATCAGAAGAAGGGCTGCCTGAGTGCCAGTAA
- a CDS encoding potassium transporter Kup: MGQASSQAAGAEHSAAKPIGMLVAAVGVVYGDIGTSPLYTLKEVFSGGYGVPVNHDGVLGILALIFWSLIWVVSIKYMMFVLRADNQGEGGIMALTALARRAAAGHPKLRALLVVCGLIGAALFYGDSMITPAISVLSAIEGLGLAFEGIDHWVVPLSLVVLVALFLIQSHGTARIGILFGPIMVTWFVVLGALGVHGILQHPEVLQALNPVWGVRFFTQHPGMGVAILGAVVLALTGAEALYADMGHFGRKPIARAWFILVLPALVLNYFGQGALLLGDPEAARNPFYLLAPSWALLPLVGLSTMATVIASQAVISGAFSLTRQAIQLGYIPRMHIRHTSSAEQGQIYIGAVNWALMVGVILLVLGFESSGALASAYGVAVTGTMLMTTILVSAVILLLWKWPPVLAVPLLLGFLLVDGLYFAANVPKIIQGGAFPVIAGIALFVLMTTWKRGKQLLVERMDEGGLPLPIFISSIAVQPPHRVQGTAVFLTARPDAVPHALLHNLLHNQVLHEQVVLLTVVYEDIPRVPSSRRFEVDSYGEGFFRVILHFGFVDEPDVPQALKLCHLDDLDFSPMRTTYFLSRETVIASKLEGMARWREALFAFMLRNANGNLRFFNLPLNRVIELGTQVEM; encoded by the coding sequence ATGGGGCAGGCAAGTAGTCAGGCAGCGGGTGCCGAGCATTCGGCGGCAAAGCCGATCGGCATGCTGGTCGCGGCGGTCGGGGTGGTTTATGGCGATATCGGCACGAGCCCGCTGTACACCCTCAAAGAAGTGTTTTCCGGTGGCTATGGCGTACCGGTCAACCATGACGGCGTGTTGGGCATCCTGGCGCTGATCTTCTGGTCGCTGATCTGGGTCGTCTCGATCAAATACATGATGTTCGTGCTGCGTGCCGACAACCAGGGCGAAGGCGGGATCATGGCCTTGACCGCGCTGGCGCGGCGGGCGGCGGCGGGGCATCCGAAGTTGCGGGCGTTGCTGGTGGTGTGTGGGTTGATCGGTGCGGCGCTGTTCTATGGTGACAGCATGATCACCCCGGCGATTTCCGTGCTCTCGGCGATTGAAGGCTTGGGGCTGGCGTTCGAAGGCATCGACCATTGGGTGGTGCCGCTGTCCTTGGTCGTGCTGGTGGCGCTGTTCCTGATTCAGAGCCACGGCACCGCGCGCATCGGCATTCTGTTCGGGCCGATCATGGTCACCTGGTTTGTGGTGCTCGGGGCACTGGGTGTCCACGGCATCTTGCAGCACCCGGAAGTGTTGCAAGCGCTGAACCCGGTCTGGGGCGTGCGTTTCTTCACCCAGCATCCGGGCATGGGCGTGGCGATCCTCGGCGCGGTGGTGCTGGCGTTGACCGGTGCCGAAGCGCTGTACGCCGACATGGGCCACTTCGGGCGCAAGCCGATTGCCCGTGCGTGGTTCATCCTTGTGCTGCCAGCGCTGGTACTGAACTACTTCGGCCAGGGAGCGCTGTTGCTGGGTGATCCGGAAGCCGCTCGCAACCCGTTCTACCTGTTGGCGCCAAGCTGGGCGTTGCTTCCATTGGTGGGGTTGTCGACGATGGCCACGGTGATTGCCTCGCAAGCGGTCATCTCCGGCGCGTTCTCCCTGACCCGTCAGGCGATCCAGCTCGGCTACATTCCGCGCATGCACATCCGCCACACCTCCAGCGCCGAGCAGGGCCAGATCTACATCGGTGCGGTGAACTGGGCATTGATGGTCGGCGTGATCCTGTTGGTGCTGGGTTTCGAGTCCTCAGGCGCCCTGGCCTCGGCCTACGGCGTGGCGGTGACCGGCACGATGCTGATGACCACCATCCTGGTGTCGGCGGTGATATTGCTGCTGTGGAAATGGCCGCCGGTGCTCGCTGTTCCGCTGTTGCTCGGCTTCTTGTTGGTGGACGGTCTGTACTTTGCCGCCAACGTGCCGAAAATCATTCAGGGCGGGGCGTTCCCGGTAATCGCCGGTATCGCGCTGTTCGTGCTGATGACCACCTGGAAACGCGGCAAACAACTGCTGGTGGAACGCATGGACGAGGGCGGCCTGCCCCTGCCGATTTTCATCAGCAGTATCGCCGTACAACCACCGCATCGCGTGCAGGGCACCGCCGTGTTCCTGACCGCACGTCCGGATGCCGTACCGCACGCGCTGTTGCACAACCTGCTGCATAACCAGGTGCTGCACGAGCAAGTGGTGCTGTTGACCGTGGTCTACGAAGACATCCCGCGAGTACCGTCGAGCCGACGCTTCGAAGTCGATTCCTACGGCGAAGGGTTCTTCCGGGTGATCCTGCACTTCGGCTTTGTCGACGAGCCGGACGTGCCGCAAGCACTGAAACTGTGCCACCTCGATGACCTCGACTTCAGCCCGATGCGCACCACCTACTTCCTCAGCCGCGAGACGGTGATCGCCTCCAAACTCGAAGGCATGGCCCGTTGGCGCGAGGCGCTGTTCGCCTTCATGTTGAGGAATGCCAATGGCAATTTGCGCTTCTTCAATCTGCCGCTGAACCGGGTGATTGAGCTGGGCACTCAGGTCGAGATGTAA
- the rimO gene encoding 30S ribosomal protein S12 methylthiotransferase RimO — MSTTPAPANPKVGFVSLGCPKALVDSERILTQLRMEGYDVVSTYEDADVVVVNTCGFIDSAKAESLEVIGEAIKENGKVIVTGCMGVEEGNIRKVHPSVLAVTGPQQYEQVVNAVHDAVPPRQDHNPLIDLVPPQGIKLTPRHYAYLKISEGCNHSCSFCIIPSMRGKLVSRPVGDVLDEAQRLVKAGVKELLVISQDTSAYGVDVKYRTGFWNGAPVKTRMTELCEALSTLGVWVRLHYVYPYPHVDELIPLMAAGKILPYLDIPFQHASPKVLKAMKRPAFEDKTLARIKNWREICPDLIIRSTFIVGFPGETEEDFQYLLNWLTEAQLDRVGCFQYSPVEGAPANLLDAAIVPDDVKQDRWDRFMAHQQAISSARLQMRVGREIEVLVDEVDEQGAVGRCFFDAPEIDGNVFIDNGSNLKPGDKVWCKVTDADEYDLWAEQI, encoded by the coding sequence ATGTCCACCACTCCTGCGCCGGCCAATCCAAAAGTTGGCTTCGTATCCCTGGGTTGCCCCAAAGCACTGGTCGACTCCGAGCGCATCCTTACCCAGCTGCGCATGGAAGGCTATGACGTCGTGTCCACTTACGAGGACGCCGATGTCGTGGTGGTCAACACTTGCGGTTTCATCGACTCGGCCAAGGCTGAGTCCCTGGAAGTGATCGGCGAAGCCATCAAGGAAAACGGCAAGGTCATCGTGACCGGCTGCATGGGCGTCGAAGAAGGCAACATCCGCAAGGTGCACCCGAGCGTGCTGGCCGTGACCGGTCCGCAGCAGTACGAGCAAGTGGTCAACGCCGTGCACGACGCCGTGCCACCGCGCCAGGATCACAACCCTCTGATCGACCTGGTGCCGCCGCAAGGCATCAAGCTGACCCCGCGCCACTACGCCTATCTGAAGATTTCCGAAGGCTGCAACCACAGTTGCAGCTTCTGCATCATCCCGTCGATGCGCGGCAAGCTGGTCAGCCGTCCGGTCGGTGACGTGCTCGACGAAGCCCAGCGCCTAGTCAAGGCCGGCGTCAAGGAGCTGCTGGTGATCTCGCAAGACACCAGCGCCTACGGCGTCGACGTGAAATACCGCACCGGTTTCTGGAACGGCGCGCCGGTGAAAACCCGCATGACCGAACTCTGCGAAGCACTGAGCACCCTCGGCGTCTGGGTTCGCTTGCACTACGTTTACCCGTACCCGCACGTCGACGAGCTGATCCCGCTGATGGCCGCCGGGAAAATCCTGCCGTACCTGGACATCCCGTTCCAGCACGCCAGCCCGAAAGTCCTGAAAGCCATGAAACGCCCGGCCTTCGAAGACAAGACCCTGGCGCGCATCAAGAACTGGCGCGAGATCTGCCCGGACCTGATCATCCGTTCGACCTTCATCGTTGGCTTCCCCGGCGAAACCGAAGAAGACTTCCAGTACCTGCTGAACTGGCTGACCGAAGCGCAACTCGACCGCGTCGGCTGCTTCCAGTACTCACCAGTCGAAGGCGCACCGGCCAACCTGCTGGACGCGGCCATCGTGCCGGACGACGTCAAGCAAGACCGTTGGGATCGCTTCATGGCGCACCAGCAGGCCATCAGCTCGGCGCGCCTGCAAATGCGCGTCGGCCGTGAAATCGAAGTGCTGGTAGACGAAGTCGACGAGCAAGGCGCCGTTGGCCGCTGCTTCTTCGATGCCCCGGAAATCGACGGCAACGTGTTCATCGACAACGGCAGCAACCTCAAGCCAGGCGACAAGGTCTGGTGCAAAGTGACCGACGCCGACGAATACGACCTGTGGGCTGAACAGATCTAA